DNA sequence from the Diorhabda sublineata isolate icDioSubl1.1 chromosome 6, icDioSubl1.1, whole genome shotgun sequence genome:
CCGATACATaattaacaatgaaaattgTGATCTGTCAACATCTAAATCTGGTTATAAGTATGCAAATTCAATTTAGCACTGAATAATTTGTACTAAATAATGATATTAGTGGCAAgaatattcattgaaatagaTAAGACACAACCGAGGTATGAAATAAAACACCGAACAACGAAACGAAGAATATTTAACCAGAAAAAGCTgatacaaatcaaaaaaatataatttgagtttcctttttttatttggattaccacctttatcaaataaattaaaaataaacaacctCTAGTCACCCTAAATactaatttgattatttttcttgttaCTAGTACTAAAATGAACATCGATGTTTAGTTATTACATTACTATTATGTTTGTAATAAAGAAAACTCAAATTATTAAACTGAAAAGATGAAATAATATCTACTGAACAcatgaaaacatatttataagTAACTCCcgctattaaaaataaaattgattgcgTTTATATGAGCATCTCGTTTAGAAATCAGTTCACATGCATGTACACTTAATTAAGTTACTAATTACAACAAGATTTCGTCGTACTAGTCGGTCTTCTATCCACCGTTACTCGATCTACTGGATCACCGGGTTCCTTTCCGGCTGTTTTTATCAATATGGCTTCTGCTAATTCGCTAAAAGCTCTTTCGATATTTATATTGGCCTTTGCTGATGTTTCCATGAATCTAATCCCATGTTCCCTGGCAAtctaaacaattaaaaattatttaataaccCTAATGTTACCGAAGAGATATAAACTgttgaaataaacaaaacagtgtaatataaattaaaaatagtggATATTTTGCCCTAAACATTGAGTTTGAGATATGTATCTAGGATTGGAAGAAGCAAAAGGACTCCGTACTGTATAATCAAGGATATTCAGTTAAAAATAATGTGCCATCAATGGACTACAATTTTTATACATCAGAGAGTTACTGCAAGCAACAAGTTTTGGTACACCTAGCAGTAAACGtgttaattattcaaattagttAAATGAATCATGTAATATTAGATAGAacctcgtttttttttaaaagtagaTAACTAGAACCCTATCTCATCTATCGGTAAATCTAAATATGTAGTTTCGTATTATCTTCTGCCTACTCAAAGAATTTTCACAAATTCAAACAGGAGTTGATATAAATTTCCTGTAAACAATGATACGAATATTTAAAGgcttaaaataaacaattggacctataatttttaaataatctaatCAACGGCATGTAAATTTGAATATGGAGTTTAtggaatagaaataattatacaGGGGACATAAACactaataaacaataaaaataaccacttgtaataataaaagaaaaattaatctaaataaataataacattcaaatttcGCTCAATATCACCACTAGATATCCTTGTTAAagtttccattttgtttattgattatATCTCAAGGTATAACTTTCCGTTCCTCCAAAACGACCATGTTTAATCCCTGGGAGATAACTTCTAGTCCTTATCCTTTTCTCGGGTTCGTTCCATGGATATTCAATGGGTTAAAAGTCACTCTGATCACTCTATAATAACGGTAATTCTCATCTTCCACATGTATTAGAAAACTGATCCTATGGAATCCTCCTGTATAAAATTAGCACATGTACCGCATATTAACTGAGGATCAATTTCCACCATAAACCTCCTCAGAAAGCCACTTCTTTCTTTACACAATCCTATGTACTTGGTCTACTtgttttctgtatagttttcaACAACTATCATTGTTCAAAAGTCCATCAATGTATGCACCAACATTTCTGAAAGTGTAATCCACTTTTTGGTGAACTGTATTGAAGCTTCCAGTCTTTAGATCCTTTGTAACATCGCATATTGAAGCTTCCAGTCTCCAGAACCTTTGTTACACCACATATCAAAGCTTCTAGAGCCGTTGTTATACTCCATATTGAAGCTTCCAGCATAAATCAGTGCTACAACTTGTGTGTGAGTCACTGAAACCTTAGGGATGGTTTGTTTTTTTGGATGCTAGTTTAATTAGTGCAATCaatgtaaagaaaataaaactatagtATAGGTTCAAAGGGAATTAAATAAGAACAAATGTAGATTTAGGAAAAACAGtaggaaaacaaaataatggtGTATTAAACTtacaaaattgttatttattgtgTATAATAACTTACCGTTTCACCCCTTTCTTTACTAACAGTTCTTTTGTCAGTCATATCACATTTATTAcctaatatcattttttccacATCTTCATTAGCGTGCTACAAACGTTtatcaataatcaaaaatatacaaaaaataagtaCAAATTAGTAGAAATACTAAATGGTATATTTAGTGATTTAATGACCTAAATTTTCTTACTTCATCAATATTTCTCAACCATTTCacgatattttcaaaacttttttcattggTAATATCGTAAACTAACATAATGCCCATTGCTCCTCTATAATAGGACGTAGTAATAGTATGAAATCTTTCTTGGCCAGCGGTATCCCATAtctgcagttttatttttttacctcgTAATTCTAcggttttgattttgaaatctATACCTGTAACAAAAGCGAGTTATAATTACACATCTTTATCAAAcgagttttataaataataccgtcagttatataaaaatagtcgATGATATTggagattttaaagaaaataaattaccTATTGTAGATATAAACGTTGTCGTGAATGCATCATCcgaaaatctaaataatatgCATGTTTTTCCTACTCCGGAATCGCCgattaataaaagtttgaaCAATAGATCATAGGTCTTCTTTGccatttttattactatttttttgatTGAAGCTTATCAAAAACATCTAAAGCAGTAATGCCAACTCTTGAATTATAAATAGGTGGAGAACGCAGTGCTTGACTGGTTGcgtatattttcgataaaactcCATCGTATAGTTCAGTGtagtatcaaaaaaaaattattgttaatatttatcaGTAACTAATTTCAAACTTCACTTCTCAATTTTAAGTTAATTTCAGTGCTAATTGgaaatttaactatttttaatcgtttgtctatgaatatttgttagtgttttgtaaataaaataatttttgtaacttgtgaattatttattgacatgaaacaatttaatgaaCAAACTGAAAAGTTGGTACCACTGTGTCTATCATTCTACGTCTAAAATACAaactaatttcaattattaatataatcaaGCTTAAAATAATTCCTATAAACAACATCGCTAATATTGGATAAAAGTATTCTAAGCTAAGACTAGTTAGCGTAAACGTCGAATGAGTACCTTCTGGTTTTTTCGGGTGCCAAAAACGTAATTCTCTGTTCAAAATTCCATATTCCGCTAATCTTTGTAggctaaaataacaaaatttattgacaGTTCTCAAACGAATCTAATTCCGAGTTACTACATCGAACACACTTCACACTGACGCTTCCGTAACTGTGAAAAGTGTAGAAATAGTGTATTCGATAGTAATATCCCTTATTACTTACCAAGTATTGAACATATCTTTTAAAGGAGAATCTTTCtgtaaacaaaaatacattGGTTGCGACATGTACATTTGTACTTCTCgcaattcatttattatttgatcGGGAAATGTTTTAGTGATAATAGGATAAGCAGTGGCAAGTTCGACGTGAAAAGCGTATCCACCATCTTCTACTAAATCGAGACCATTTTGTGCgctcaaaaaatttgaagaatttccTTTCCccattatttttgtcaaatacAAATCTCTTGTTGGTTTATTTGTGGTAtactaaaattatgttttaaatatttattgcatatGATTGTTGCGGTTATTCAGAAAGTTTTTTATactacaataaatatataccaaatttggcaacgttgtatgACGTTGTATACGTCAATACTGTGATTAGTAAACAATTTAATGTATAAATTTACGCgtataacaaacaataaaaacataattaatgatttttcgTCATTAtaaaagtgaattatttttaattgtttgtaatAATGACTTACTCGTAAATAATCTTTGGTGTATAGGGTATCTTCGCACCCCACTTTTAATTCAGAACGAAGAATATCTTCGATAGATTTTATTTCTGTGTTAGGTTTTGTTAATAAACTAGAAACAATACTAGCGGAGTAGAACTGAAAAATCAGTAGAGAACatataaacatgaaaaaaaatgtaattcgtCCAGAAATAAAAAGTGGTATACCATGAATAcctgaaaaatcaaaattaatccATAAAGCATATGTCTGGAAGGAGTATTCGTCATACGCAATAGTTATGCAATAGGATATTATTTGAAACATGTTATTTGTTACAGGGTGATTCAACactaatataaattgaaataagtgATGGTGTCTTTGAAACAAGTTTGCGGGTTTGCAAGGTGAATAAAAGGTATCGTTTTACCTTGTTGACAAAATACTGCTAAGGTATTCAATAACAAATAGCTCCAATTATATTCTGCCTGttgtttattatgtttttctaacatattaatacattttaaaaatagaatagcGATTAGAACAAGGAAAAATAGACAGAGCCATACGGACATAGAGAAAGGTTTCAAAAATACATCCACCGATTTAACAGTTTTCTGGTCTCTGAATATAAAAGCAGCCCTAAAAATAAAGGGCCGGATTATTTATATCGCACGAAAATGATCAAAAGGTGTATATAACTTGATTAAATATCTGAGATTCATGAGTTTATTACGAAAAGTACTATTtcaaatcgatatttttatctCAATTCACCTAGAACTATAGTTAACACAAACAcctgttaattgaatatttgtgtTACCTCAAAGTCCACGTTTGTCGACCGTAATCTAAAATTTTAGATCTCCTTTCTCGATAAAATAGAGGTGAGCTCCCGTAATCTATAGTTTTTCGCTCTAATTCACCGGCCATACCGTCGAAAGTaccatcattttttaaataaccccaTGATTTTGACCTTGACACCAATGACCTAAAAGAATTACAGAAACCCGTAATACTTTACCTTACTTTTATCCACTTCAATGATATTTCTGAAGGTTTagaaaatttaaagtaaaaaaaaattgggattcgatatttaaattgtttatttctacaaaaaaaataatatatttgataaaaaatggtGGTCTCACAGATCTGTATATAAATACCTTGTCAAGAATACAACGTTGCCGTTATCACGTATTTACAAAAACAACACAAGTGAATCAAATTATTGTGGCTgcttttatatgaaatattattcGAAGTAAAGATTAAAGACACCATGGATACActacattttatcaaatatttatctttaacaatgtttttttagaaatagaaGTGAAATTTACATTTGGCAACTTCGCTTCTAAATGTTTGAAGTAACAAGTTATAGAAATCTGTAAGTAACTGGTGATGTAATTTTCTTTACGTATAGATAGATGTCACCACCttcaaaaacttcaattttaatACGGTAgtatcgaaatttttttaatgtttgaaagaaattagTTATCCTGAATTGGGAAGTACTAGGAAAAACGTGTTTTATTCACTTACGtgaaattgtaataattgacGCATGAACTGATCACCTCATAATGAAATCTATTGAAAGTATTTACTTCCGGATGTTTTTTGTCATGTAAATAATCAATCAAACTTCCATTAAAGTCTACTGGTAActgcaaattaaaaatatattgtaattaatattcaattcatGTTAATTTTCTACGACGTGTTGACACAGGGCCGTACTTAGAAGGAACCTTACCACTACAATGGTTCTTAATACAACTCCCGTCATATTTTTCCTCCAccagtatttatatttttcttttttcatacgGAAACCTGAGGTATTGTTATATTTTCCCAAATTTAGTGTTTTTAAGCCCCCTCCTTTCGTAGATGCGGGATTATAAACATCTACtacgaaaaaattattgtatttggTGGGATACAACAAGTTGATGTCGGCGTCTATATATAACTCGATGTTTTTAAACgtgttagaaaaatttttattcgttgttGTTATCAACCAATGTATTTTAACGTTAAAATACCTatcccatccacactaaaaggTTAAACagttaaactttttcactattaaaatcataatatttataaaccTGTAATAAAAACGGTTCTAGAACGTTTTGTTCGCAATCCCCATCGAGAATGACTCCCACGTGACTTTTATCCGTTTGCAAAAACCATAAGTTGTcgtttcttttaatttttttaatattgataaatgcTAGCATGTAATTTTCAAAAGCAAGACTTTTCGATAGTAACAACAATTCTAAAATAAAGTTTCCAATAATAAAACCTTAACAATAACTAATTAttacaacaaagaaataaattttataaaattaagaatTGGCAACAGAGCGACAGACATTTTGTGTTCCGTTGGTATTATTCCCACGCGCGTGAGAGAGAGGTTCATTGGGTTTTTTTGTGGTTGAGATGAGGATATTATTCATATGAAGGAAGAGATTTTATTAGATTTGCCTTTCATAATAAGTTTATACGATAATTTCCTGTCTTTCTAATTAcgtgtaataaaatttattcaacaaaatacaTTGCGCCATCTATATTTCCAATATCAACATCTATTATTCTGTCTTGTAGtggaaaactataaaataatattcacttcCGGTTTTGAGAATATATAGAGATGGGAGTTTCTCTTTGCAGTTCcaccaatttaaaaataaccgtTTTCGTAGAAAAAATGACTGCATTCGAAATCAAAGTTAGACATTATTTGTAAATTGAtgtatgaaaagttttattttttttttctgttacaaTTGCAAcaaatttgtgtattttttggttcattttcttgacaaaaactaattttcaactCTGTTGATGGTAGAAacacaatatattttgaaaaagaagagttttaacaaaaattaaacccAAATTTGATGAGAAAATCTTCACTTAATGACATAATTAGTCAAACAAagacattttcaataaaactttgaaaTGTATCTCAAGTTTACGTAAGCCATGGACAAAGTCTAAGTgatgtttgtatatttttcagttGATATCTTTCAGTTAAAtccaatttttattctaatgatactagaaatacataatatttgaaaaaagaatacAGATTGTATATTGATGGGCCACTATCGTGGACCGGTAGCTCCCATCTCTATATTGTTGTTGAAATGGTTATTGTTTTACAGATTCCTGTGATACCGCTAGAAAATCCGTAACGTTTCGGGTCTCCTCAAGAAACTCAAGATGACGCGGCTACTagtttatcaaataaaataatagtaattaattttcatcagtggatattattatataaatgtattcgaaatttgtcaaaaaaaaaactaataattag
Encoded proteins:
- the LOC130445762 gene encoding ras-related protein Rab-10, whose amino-acid sequence is MAKKTYDLLFKLLLIGDSGVGKTCILFRFSDDAFTTTFISTIGIDFKIKTVELRGKKIKLQIWDTAGQERFHTITTSYYRGAMGIMLVYDITNEKSFENIVKWLRNIDEHANEDVEKMILGNKCDMTDKRTVSKERGETIAREHGIRFMETSAKANINIERAFSELAEAILIKTAGKEPGDPVDRVTVDRRPTSTTKSCCN